From a single Deltaproteobacteria bacterium genomic region:
- a CDS encoding DMT family transporter: MWFVLALLSALFQVLRNISMKHLGHELDDIINVWGRFTFLLPFVAVASVWHGAPELKDGFWPCVIGFGVTQSIATLSLSKALKLSGIAIVTALWKLSLLFLVLFAYVSLHEIPSAMGLAGVLLSTAGVYLLNVQKSRISVWAPLRELLVDPGLRYTLAAAFFYAPSVVLIKLLILRSDVYVANLAGYLAASLMVLPLALFRSAAHFRAIPRHGSAFIAMGVCAALTSICHSLAYELTLTSYVEAVKQTEILFALAAGWLVFNERARVRAILPGSLTILAGMVLLRLS, from the coding sequence ATGTGGTTCGTGCTGGCGCTCCTGTCCGCTCTGTTCCAGGTGTTGCGCAACATCTCGATGAAGCACCTGGGACACGAGCTCGACGACATCATCAACGTCTGGGGACGCTTCACCTTCCTGTTGCCGTTCGTGGCGGTGGCCTCGGTATGGCACGGTGCCCCGGAGCTGAAGGACGGTTTCTGGCCCTGCGTCATCGGCTTCGGCGTGACCCAGTCCATCGCCACCCTGAGCCTCTCCAAGGCGCTCAAGCTCTCGGGCATCGCCATCGTCACGGCATTGTGGAAGCTGAGCCTGCTGTTCCTCGTGCTCTTCGCCTACGTGTCCCTGCACGAGATACCCTCGGCGATGGGGCTGGCGGGCGTGCTGCTCAGCACGGCGGGCGTCTATCTCCTCAACGTGCAGAAGAGCCGCATCTCGGTGTGGGCGCCGTTGCGCGAGCTGCTGGTGGACCCGGGACTTCGCTATACCCTGGCGGCGGCGTTCTTCTACGCCCCGTCGGTGGTGCTGATCAAGCTGCTGATCCTGCGGTCGGACGTCTACGTCGCCAACCTGGCGGGTTATCTGGCCGCCTCCCTCATGGTGCTTCCCCTGGCGCTCTTCCGTTCGGCGGCGCATTTCCGCGCCATCCCGCGCCACGGCTCCGCGTTCATCGCCATGGGCGTGTGCGCGGCGCTCACGAGCATCTGCCACAGCCTGGCCTACGAGCTGACCCTCACCTCCTACGTGGAGGCCGTGAAGCAGACCGAGATCCTCTTCGCCCTGGCCGCGGGCTGGCTCGTGTTCAACGAGCGCGCCCGGGTGCGCGCCATCCTTCCGGGAAGCCTGACCATCCTGGCCGGCATGGTGTTGCTGCGGTTGAGCTGA
- a CDS encoding isochorismatase family protein produces MVDKFEDHCWQDLVTEEIMDIYKPYRRDIYVGGRPALLAIDLYNLAYRGGPQPVHEVVKEYKSSCGINAFEAIEPTKELFALARAQGLPIFYTTTESRKEVQPAAVHATNRQITGIDPDDFEIYKDFAPQPEDIIIYKERASGFYGTPLIAHLTRLGISSLIVCGESTSGCVRASVVDAYSNGYHVSIVEECVFDRSIISHKVNLFDLHHKYADVMKLAEVKQHFEAQPLKKAV; encoded by the coding sequence ATGGTGGACAAATTCGAAGATCATTGCTGGCAGGACCTCGTCACCGAGGAGATCATGGACATCTACAAGCCCTACCGCAGGGACATCTACGTCGGCGGGCGCCCCGCGCTGCTGGCCATCGATCTCTACAACCTCGCCTACCGGGGCGGCCCCCAGCCGGTGCACGAGGTGGTGAAGGAATACAAGAGCTCGTGCGGCATCAACGCCTTCGAGGCGATCGAGCCCACCAAGGAACTCTTCGCCCTGGCCCGCGCCCAGGGACTGCCGATCTTCTACACCACCACCGAGTCGCGAAAAGAGGTGCAGCCCGCCGCGGTGCACGCCACGAACCGCCAGATTACCGGGATAGACCCGGACGACTTCGAGATCTACAAGGACTTCGCGCCGCAGCCCGAAGACATCATCATCTACAAGGAACGCGCCAGCGGCTTCTACGGCACGCCGCTTATCGCCCACCTGACCCGGCTCGGCATCAGCTCGCTGATCGTGTGCGGCGAGAGCACCAGCGGCTGCGTTCGGGCGAGCGTGGTGGACGCCTACTCCAACGGCTACCATGTCTCCATCGTCGAGGAATGCGTCTTCGACCGCAGCATCATCTCCCACAAGGTCAACCTGTTCGACCTGCACCATAAGTACGCCGACGTCATGAAGCTGGCGGAGGTGAAGCAGCACTTCGAGGCGCAGCCGCTCAAGAAGGCCGTGTAG